A DNA window from Bombus huntii isolate Logan2020A chromosome 10, iyBomHunt1.1, whole genome shotgun sequence contains the following coding sequences:
- the LOC126870158 gene encoding uncharacterized protein LOC126870158 isoform X5, translating to MAFHEVDKLTENKSSNDGEFTLYVSDLPGELNKQGLLEIFNHYGEVKGYFYRPNANWAYITYGAYHNAENAIKDLHNVLPLRLKISFAKERARNDVTNTKTFSTKDVTEEYENYNIMNVTVTDKQLIQTRGRSRPLDVFKNVEPNPGLPKYAYTADNDLLYPYPSDPYTYNPYENAEPYASTNTLWTRGQLAITPDGKRRVALGRGYTMYEIPDPDPEIHNHINKVYEKRISSLYEYGKDMFQDAIGTCKVCSKKTKYTCERCNTFYCSRTCQVTNWSKHKLECEAIPALVTTIRSMPVLQSNDEQQNSPRNVSNIQLPLRRPKMNAVTKSNEIEETRNSTGNKSSLHKQPIREEIFNNKAKSPQKVNDQENNKKWQNFSANDIQVMENDISFSKNTFLSKTEFQDVTIIIKQNRECFVQKVEDQDAISKLMTELQHEAQKAQKVGPIVGNIYAVEYENVWHRGIVTCLDPVKVHYIDYGNEEIVETNDFRKIDKYENIPRFCAKIRLSQKAYEKYKNFKYEDVISVKMISVDSNKVINVEVQNENDISTLEVIETNNDQNLNTSTIAKVDDETMISSEISTSSKALYSLCKEKSIVNVLTVGEIGILEIHAEIKNNAYGITLLPNNAVPHYEKLVAELPTMCTQAAECSNHRPNVGDLICGQRADGDWLRGYILSLQPSLKMAIIDEARIMPINRTVTCDKVFSDIYAFGVICEVTGAKHKFNEGDMCEFKVIGQTVNNEQGKIEIEIFKEEVKIKAAVKPWIPMPEQKGLQYAELKNESEVCLTSYRSHILLFVRPLDTAGLEHYNHVMQNVAKCAQTSSFLKELPVVGQMVIAQFADENYYRAIVIKIQDDKITVSYVDFGNTEVTNIKKLKILSDNLKELRSCTTKVVLKDVPKNVRVTKEVNDYLAQIVGTKVPLLCTFEGMPSKDGVYLKFRDGKSINKMISKLLEPISKKAAE from the exons atGGCATTTCACGAAGTTGATAAATTGACAGAAAACAAATCGTCTAATGA cggagaatttacattatatgtaAGTGACTTACCTGGAGAACTAAATAAa cAAGGCTTATTAGAAATTTTCAACCATTATGGAGAAGTTAAAGGATATTTTTACCGCCCAAATGCTAATTGGGCTTATATTACTTATGGTGCATATCATAATGCTGAAAATGCTATAAAAGATTTACATAACGTACTACCACTACGTCTGAAGATATCATTTGCTAAAGAAAGAGCTAGGAATGATGTGACAAATACAAAAACATTTTCTACTAAAGATGTTACAgaagaatatgaaaattataatataatgaatgtTACAGTAACAGATAAGCAATT GATACAAACAAGAGGACGAAGCAGGCCCTTAGATGTATTCAAAAATGTAGAACCGAATCCAGGATTACCAAAATATGCTTATACGGCAGATAATGATTTATTGTATCCATATCCTTCTGACCCATATACGTATAATCCATATGAAAATGCAGAGCCTTATGCAAGTACAAACACATTGTGGACAAG aggACAATTAGCTATTACTCCAGATGGCAAGAGACGTGTTGCACTTGGTCGGGGTTATACAATGTATGAAATCCCAGATCCTGATCCTGAAATACACAATCACATTAATAAAGTATATGAGAAACGTATTTCT aGCCTATATGAATATGGTAAAGACATGTTTCAAGATGCAATTGGAACATGCAAAGTATGTTCAAAAAAGACAAAGTATACATGTGAAAGATGCAATACTTTTTATTGCAGTAGAACTTGCCAAGTGACTAATTGGTCAAAACATAAGCTTGAATGTGAAGCTATCCC AGCTTTAGTAACGACTATCCGTTCTATGCCTGTACTACAATCAAATGACGAACAGCAAAATTCTCCCAGAAATGTTTCTAATATTCAATTACCTCTTCGGCGGCCAAAGATGAATGCAGTAACAAAATCAAATGAAATAGAAGAAACAAGAAACTCTACAGGAAATAAGTCCTCTTTACACAAACAACCAATTCGAGaagaaattttcaacaataagGCTAAAAGTCCACAAAAAGTAAATGATCaggaaaacaataaaaaatggCAAAATTTTAGTGCCAATGATATTCAAGTGATGGAGAATGATATATCATTCtctaaaaatacatttttatcaaaaactGAATTTCAAGATGtaacaataattataaaacaaaatcGCGAATGTTTTGTTCAAAAAGTAGAAGATCAGGATGCTATTTCAAAGTTAATGACTGAGTTACAACATGAAGCACAAAAAGCACAAAAGGTGGGACCAATcgttggaaatatttatgctGTAGAATATGAAAATGTATGGCATAGAGGTATAGTTACATGTTTAGATCCAGTAAAAGTACACTATATAGATTATGGTAATGAAGAAATTGTTGAAACGAAtgattttcgtaaaattgataaatatgAGAATATTCCAAGATTTTGTGCTAAAATTCGATTATCTCAAAAAGCTtatgagaaatataaaaatttcaaatatgaGGATGTAATAAGTGTAAAAATGATATCAGTTGATTCCAACAAAGTAATTAATGTTGAAGTTCAAAATGAGAATGATATATCAACATTAGAAGTAATTGAGACAAATAATGATCAAAATCTAAATACCTCAACTATTGCAAAAGTTGATGATGAAACTATGATTTCTTCAGAAATATCCACTAGCAGTAAAGCATTATATTCTTTATGCAAAGAAAAAAGTATAGTGAATGTTCTAACTGTTGGAGAAATTGGTATTCTAGAAATTCATGcagaaataaagaataatgcttatggtattacattattgCCTAATAATGCAGTACCTCATTATGAAAAATTAGTGGCCGAATTACCTACAATGTGCACGCAAGCGGCAGAATGTTCAAATCATAG acCAAATGTAGGAGATTTAATATGTGGTCAAAGAGCTGACGGAGATTGGCTTAGGGGATATATTTTATCTCTGCAACCATCTTTAAAAATGGCTATAATAGATGAAGCTAGAATAATGCCAATTAATAGGACTGTCACATGTGATAAAGTCTTTTcagatatttatgcatttgGTGTAATATGTGAAGTAACTGGTGctaaacataaatttaat GAAGGTGATATGTGTGAATTTAAAGTAATAGGACAAACAGTTAATAACGAGCAAggtaaaattgaaatagaaatttttaaagaagagGTTAAGATAAAAGCTGCTGTAAAGCCTTGGATACCAATGCCTGAACAAAAAGGATTACAATATGCTGAATTGAAAAATGAATCTGAG GTATGCCTTACTTCTTATCGAAGTCATATACTTCTATTTGTTCGTCCCTTAGATACTGCAGGTTTGGAACACTATAACCATGTTATGCAAAATGTTGCAAAATGTGCTCAAACAT cttcatttttaaaagaacTGCCAGTTGTGGGGCAAATGGTAATAGCTCAGTTTGCTGACGAAAATTATTATCGTGCAATTGTTATTAAGATACAAGATGATAAAATTACAGTTTCGTATGTTGATTTTGGTAATACAGAAGTTACAAATATAAAGAAACTTAAGATTTTATCTGATAATTTGAAGGAG ctCCGATCTTGTACAACAAAAGTCGTACTAAAAGATGTTCCTAAAAATGTCCGTGTGACGAAAGAAGTGAATGATTATCTAGCTCAAATAGTAGGAACTAAAGTTCCTCTGTTATGTACATTTGAAGGTATGCCTTCCAAAGATGGTGTTTATCTGAAATTTCGTGATGGAAAAAGcattaataaaatgataagtAAATTACTCGAGCCGATATCTAAGAAAGCTGCTGAATGA
- the LOC126870158 gene encoding uncharacterized protein LOC126870158 isoform X3, with translation MNVTVTDKQLIQTRGRSRPLDVFKNVEPNPGLPKYAYTADNDLLYPYPSDPYTYNPYENAEPYASTNTLWTRGQLAITPDGKRRVALGRGYTMYEIPDPDPEIHNHINKVYEKRISSLYEYGKDMFQDAIGTCKVCSKKTKYTCERCNTFYCSRTCQVTNWSKHKLECEAIPALVTTIRSMPVLQSNDEQQNSPRNVSNIQLPLRRPKMNAVTKSNEIEETRNSTGNKSSLHKQPIREEIFNNKAKSPQKVNDQENNKKWQNFSANDIQVMENDISFSKNTFLSKTEFQDVTIIIKQNRECFVQKVEDQDAISKLMTELQHEAQKAQKVGPIVGNIYAVEYENVWHRGIVTCLDPVKVHYIDYGNEEIVETNDFRKIDKYENIPRFCAKIRLSQKAYEKYKNFKYEDVISVKMISVDSNKVINVEVQNENDISTLEVIETNNDQNLNTSTIAKVDDETMISSEISTSSKALYSLCKEKSIVNVLTVGEIGILEIHAEIKNNAYGITLLPNNAVPHYEKLVAELPTMCTQAAECSNHRPNVGDLICGQRADGDWLRGYILSLQPSLKMAIIDEARIMPINRTVTCDKVFSDIYAFGVICEVTGAKHKFNEGDMCEFKVIGQTVNNEQGKIEIEIFKEEVKIKAAVKPWIPMPEQKGLQYAELKNESEVCLTSYRSHILLFVRPLDTAGLEHYNHVMQNVAKCAQTSSFLKELPVVGQMVIAQFADENYYRAIVTKIQDDKITVSYVDFGNTEVTDIKKLKILSDNLKELRSCTTKVVLKDVPKDVPMTKEVNDYLAHLVGTEVPLLCTFDGIPSKDGVYLKFHDGEDINKVISKLLEPISKEVAEADKTCYMAENVNTVDLGNVGDIIEALVLHPIENGYRYAICLLDYDLMTHVFDIMPKKMAAYCETTDYYIPRDNELCLALYDDGWYRAICINRSYTHTTCAVFFVDFGNTEFVSHKDLRLMPKDFTTPDTLANICNIINIAPTDSNGRYSSQIEKRISELVVPDSCIKIKIIERDLECGMYNVELPLVKAKLIEEGLISP, from the exons atgaatgtTACAGTAACAGATAAGCAATT GATACAAACAAGAGGACGAAGCAGGCCCTTAGATGTATTCAAAAATGTAGAACCGAATCCAGGATTACCAAAATATGCTTATACGGCAGATAATGATTTATTGTATCCATATCCTTCTGACCCATATACGTATAATCCATATGAAAATGCAGAGCCTTATGCAAGTACAAACACATTGTGGACAAG aggACAATTAGCTATTACTCCAGATGGCAAGAGACGTGTTGCACTTGGTCGGGGTTATACAATGTATGAAATCCCAGATCCTGATCCTGAAATACACAATCACATTAATAAAGTATATGAGAAACGTATTTCT aGCCTATATGAATATGGTAAAGACATGTTTCAAGATGCAATTGGAACATGCAAAGTATGTTCAAAAAAGACAAAGTATACATGTGAAAGATGCAATACTTTTTATTGCAGTAGAACTTGCCAAGTGACTAATTGGTCAAAACATAAGCTTGAATGTGAAGCTATCCC AGCTTTAGTAACGACTATCCGTTCTATGCCTGTACTACAATCAAATGACGAACAGCAAAATTCTCCCAGAAATGTTTCTAATATTCAATTACCTCTTCGGCGGCCAAAGATGAATGCAGTAACAAAATCAAATGAAATAGAAGAAACAAGAAACTCTACAGGAAATAAGTCCTCTTTACACAAACAACCAATTCGAGaagaaattttcaacaataagGCTAAAAGTCCACAAAAAGTAAATGATCaggaaaacaataaaaaatggCAAAATTTTAGTGCCAATGATATTCAAGTGATGGAGAATGATATATCATTCtctaaaaatacatttttatcaaaaactGAATTTCAAGATGtaacaataattataaaacaaaatcGCGAATGTTTTGTTCAAAAAGTAGAAGATCAGGATGCTATTTCAAAGTTAATGACTGAGTTACAACATGAAGCACAAAAAGCACAAAAGGTGGGACCAATcgttggaaatatttatgctGTAGAATATGAAAATGTATGGCATAGAGGTATAGTTACATGTTTAGATCCAGTAAAAGTACACTATATAGATTATGGTAATGAAGAAATTGTTGAAACGAAtgattttcgtaaaattgataaatatgAGAATATTCCAAGATTTTGTGCTAAAATTCGATTATCTCAAAAAGCTtatgagaaatataaaaatttcaaatatgaGGATGTAATAAGTGTAAAAATGATATCAGTTGATTCCAACAAAGTAATTAATGTTGAAGTTCAAAATGAGAATGATATATCAACATTAGAAGTAATTGAGACAAATAATGATCAAAATCTAAATACCTCAACTATTGCAAAAGTTGATGATGAAACTATGATTTCTTCAGAAATATCCACTAGCAGTAAAGCATTATATTCTTTATGCAAAGAAAAAAGTATAGTGAATGTTCTAACTGTTGGAGAAATTGGTATTCTAGAAATTCATGcagaaataaagaataatgcttatggtattacattattgCCTAATAATGCAGTACCTCATTATGAAAAATTAGTGGCCGAATTACCTACAATGTGCACGCAAGCGGCAGAATGTTCAAATCATAG acCAAATGTAGGAGATTTAATATGTGGTCAAAGAGCTGACGGAGATTGGCTTAGGGGATATATTTTATCTCTGCAACCATCTTTAAAAATGGCTATAATAGATGAAGCTAGAATAATGCCAATTAATAGGACTGTCACATGTGATAAAGTCTTTTcagatatttatgcatttgGTGTAATATGTGAAGTAACTGGTGctaaacataaatttaat GAAGGTGATATGTGTGAATTTAAAGTAATAGGACAAACAGTTAATAACGAGCAAggtaaaattgaaatagaaatttttaaagaagagGTTAAGATAAAAGCTGCTGTAAAGCCTTGGATACCAATGCCTGAACAAAAAGGATTACAATATGCTGAATTGAAAAATGAATCTGAG GTATGCCTTACTTCTTATCGAAGTCATATACTTCTATTTGTTCGTCCCTTAGATACTGCAGGTTTGGAACACTATAACCATGTTATGCAAAATGTTGCAAAATGTGCTCAAACAT cttcatttttaaaagaacTGCCAGTTGTGGGGCAAATGGTAATAGCTCAGTTTGCTGACGAAAATTATTATCGTGCAATTGTTACTAAGATACAAGATGATAAAATTACAGTTTCGTATGTTGATTTTGGTAATACAGAAGTTACAGATATAAAGAAACTTAAGATTTTATCTGACAATTTAAAGGAG ctCCGATCTTGTACAACAAAAGTCGTACTAAAAGATGTTCCTAAAGATGTTCCTATGACGAAAGAAGTAAATGATTATCTAGCTCACTTAGTAGGAACTGAAGTTCCTCTGTTATGTACATTTGATGGTATACCTTCCAAAGACGGTGTATATCTGAAATTTCATGATGGAGAAGACATTAATAAGGTGATAAGTAAATTACTCGAGCCGATATCTAAGGAAGTTGCTGAAGCTG ataaaacctgttatatgGCGGAGAATGTAAATACTGTTGATTTGGGAAATGTTGGTGATATCATTGAAGCACTTGTACTGCATCCTATTGAAAATGGTTACAGATACGCAATATGTCTCTTAGATTATGATTTAATGACTCATGTTTTTGACATAATGCCAAAAAAG ATGGCTGCATATTGCGAAACAACTGATTACTATATTCCTCGCGATAATGAGTTATGTCTTGCACTTTATGATGATGGATGGTATCGTGCTATATGTATAAATCGTAGTTACACACATACAACATGTGCCGTGTTTTTTGTCGATTTTGGAAATACGGAGTTCGTCAGTCATAAAGATTTACGGCTTATGCCCAAAGATTTTACAACTCCAGATACACTTGCAAATATTTGTAACATTATTA ATATCGCACCTACTGATAGCAATGGACGATATTCTTCCCAAATCGAAAAACGAATATCAGAATTAGTGGTTCCAGATAgttgtattaaaataaaaattattgagcGTGATCTGGAATGTGGAATGTACAATGTGGAATTACCATTAGTTAAAGCCAAATTAATTGAAGAAGGTTTAATATCACCTTGA
- the LOC126870158 gene encoding uncharacterized protein LOC126870158 isoform X1, producing the protein MAFHEVDKLTENKSSNDGEFTLYVSDLPGELNKQGLLEIFNHYGEVKGYFYRPNANWAYITYGAYHNAENAIKDLHNVLPLRLKISFAKERARNDVTNTKTFSTKDVTEEYENYNIMNVTVTDKQLIQTRGRSRPLDVFKNVEPNPGLPKYAYTADNDLLYPYPSDPYTYNPYENAEPYASTNTLWTRGQLAITPDGKRRVALGRGYTMYEIPDPDPEIHNHINKVYEKRISSLYEYGKDMFQDAIGTCKVCSKKTKYTCERCNTFYCSRTCQVTNWSKHKLECEAIPALVTTIRSMPVLQSNDEQQNSPRNVSNIQLPLRRPKMNAVTKSNEIEETRNSTGNKSSLHKQPIREEIFNNKAKSPQKVNDQENNKKWQNFSANDIQVMENDISFSKNTFLSKTEFQDVTIIIKQNRECFVQKVEDQDAISKLMTELQHEAQKAQKVGPIVGNIYAVEYENVWHRGIVTCLDPVKVHYIDYGNEEIVETNDFRKIDKYENIPRFCAKIRLSQKAYEKYKNFKYEDVISVKMISVDSNKVINVEVQNENDISTLEVIETNNDQNLNTSTIAKVDDETMISSEISTSSKALYSLCKEKSIVNVLTVGEIGILEIHAEIKNNAYGITLLPNNAVPHYEKLVAELPTMCTQAAECSNHRPNVGDLICGQRADGDWLRGYILSLQPSLKMAIIDEARIMPINRTVTCDKVFSDIYAFGVICEVTGAKHKFNEGDMCEFKVIGQTVNNEQGKIEIEIFKEEVKIKAAVKPWIPMPEQKGLQYAELKNESEVCLTSYRSHILLFVRPLDTAGLEHYNHVMQNVAKCAQTSSFLKELPVVGQMVIAQFADENYYRAIVTKIQDDKITVSYVDFGNTEVTDIKKLKILSDNLKELRSCTTKVVLKDVPKDVPMTKEVNDYLAHLVGTEVPLLCTFDGIPSKDGVYLKFHDGEDINKVISKLLEPISKEVAEADKTCYMAENVNTVDLGNVGDIIEALVLHPIENGYRYAICLLDYDLMTHVFDIMPKKMAAYCETTDYYIPRDNELCLALYDDGWYRAICINRSYTHTTCAVFFVDFGNTEFVSHKDLRLMPKDFTTPDTLANICNIINIAPTDSNGRYSSQIEKRISELVVPDSCIKIKIIERDLECGMYNVELPLVKAKLIEEGLISP; encoded by the exons atGGCATTTCACGAAGTTGATAAATTGACAGAAAACAAATCGTCTAATGA cggagaatttacattatatgtaAGTGACTTACCTGGAGAACTAAATAAa cAAGGCTTATTAGAAATTTTCAACCATTATGGAGAAGTTAAAGGATATTTTTACCGCCCAAATGCTAATTGGGCTTATATTACTTATGGTGCATATCATAATGCTGAAAATGCTATAAAAGATTTACATAACGTACTACCACTACGTCTGAAGATATCATTTGCTAAAGAAAGAGCTAGGAATGATGTGACAAATACAAAAACATTTTCTACTAAAGATGTTACAgaagaatatgaaaattataatataatgaatgtTACAGTAACAGATAAGCAATT GATACAAACAAGAGGACGAAGCAGGCCCTTAGATGTATTCAAAAATGTAGAACCGAATCCAGGATTACCAAAATATGCTTATACGGCAGATAATGATTTATTGTATCCATATCCTTCTGACCCATATACGTATAATCCATATGAAAATGCAGAGCCTTATGCAAGTACAAACACATTGTGGACAAG aggACAATTAGCTATTACTCCAGATGGCAAGAGACGTGTTGCACTTGGTCGGGGTTATACAATGTATGAAATCCCAGATCCTGATCCTGAAATACACAATCACATTAATAAAGTATATGAGAAACGTATTTCT aGCCTATATGAATATGGTAAAGACATGTTTCAAGATGCAATTGGAACATGCAAAGTATGTTCAAAAAAGACAAAGTATACATGTGAAAGATGCAATACTTTTTATTGCAGTAGAACTTGCCAAGTGACTAATTGGTCAAAACATAAGCTTGAATGTGAAGCTATCCC AGCTTTAGTAACGACTATCCGTTCTATGCCTGTACTACAATCAAATGACGAACAGCAAAATTCTCCCAGAAATGTTTCTAATATTCAATTACCTCTTCGGCGGCCAAAGATGAATGCAGTAACAAAATCAAATGAAATAGAAGAAACAAGAAACTCTACAGGAAATAAGTCCTCTTTACACAAACAACCAATTCGAGaagaaattttcaacaataagGCTAAAAGTCCACAAAAAGTAAATGATCaggaaaacaataaaaaatggCAAAATTTTAGTGCCAATGATATTCAAGTGATGGAGAATGATATATCATTCtctaaaaatacatttttatcaaaaactGAATTTCAAGATGtaacaataattataaaacaaaatcGCGAATGTTTTGTTCAAAAAGTAGAAGATCAGGATGCTATTTCAAAGTTAATGACTGAGTTACAACATGAAGCACAAAAAGCACAAAAGGTGGGACCAATcgttggaaatatttatgctGTAGAATATGAAAATGTATGGCATAGAGGTATAGTTACATGTTTAGATCCAGTAAAAGTACACTATATAGATTATGGTAATGAAGAAATTGTTGAAACGAAtgattttcgtaaaattgataaatatgAGAATATTCCAAGATTTTGTGCTAAAATTCGATTATCTCAAAAAGCTtatgagaaatataaaaatttcaaatatgaGGATGTAATAAGTGTAAAAATGATATCAGTTGATTCCAACAAAGTAATTAATGTTGAAGTTCAAAATGAGAATGATATATCAACATTAGAAGTAATTGAGACAAATAATGATCAAAATCTAAATACCTCAACTATTGCAAAAGTTGATGATGAAACTATGATTTCTTCAGAAATATCCACTAGCAGTAAAGCATTATATTCTTTATGCAAAGAAAAAAGTATAGTGAATGTTCTAACTGTTGGAGAAATTGGTATTCTAGAAATTCATGcagaaataaagaataatgcttatggtattacattattgCCTAATAATGCAGTACCTCATTATGAAAAATTAGTGGCCGAATTACCTACAATGTGCACGCAAGCGGCAGAATGTTCAAATCATAG acCAAATGTAGGAGATTTAATATGTGGTCAAAGAGCTGACGGAGATTGGCTTAGGGGATATATTTTATCTCTGCAACCATCTTTAAAAATGGCTATAATAGATGAAGCTAGAATAATGCCAATTAATAGGACTGTCACATGTGATAAAGTCTTTTcagatatttatgcatttgGTGTAATATGTGAAGTAACTGGTGctaaacataaatttaat GAAGGTGATATGTGTGAATTTAAAGTAATAGGACAAACAGTTAATAACGAGCAAggtaaaattgaaatagaaatttttaaagaagagGTTAAGATAAAAGCTGCTGTAAAGCCTTGGATACCAATGCCTGAACAAAAAGGATTACAATATGCTGAATTGAAAAATGAATCTGAG GTATGCCTTACTTCTTATCGAAGTCATATACTTCTATTTGTTCGTCCCTTAGATACTGCAGGTTTGGAACACTATAACCATGTTATGCAAAATGTTGCAAAATGTGCTCAAACAT cttcatttttaaaagaacTGCCAGTTGTGGGGCAAATGGTAATAGCTCAGTTTGCTGACGAAAATTATTATCGTGCAATTGTTACTAAGATACAAGATGATAAAATTACAGTTTCGTATGTTGATTTTGGTAATACAGAAGTTACAGATATAAAGAAACTTAAGATTTTATCTGACAATTTAAAGGAG ctCCGATCTTGTACAACAAAAGTCGTACTAAAAGATGTTCCTAAAGATGTTCCTATGACGAAAGAAGTAAATGATTATCTAGCTCACTTAGTAGGAACTGAAGTTCCTCTGTTATGTACATTTGATGGTATACCTTCCAAAGACGGTGTATATCTGAAATTTCATGATGGAGAAGACATTAATAAGGTGATAAGTAAATTACTCGAGCCGATATCTAAGGAAGTTGCTGAAGCTG ataaaacctgttatatgGCGGAGAATGTAAATACTGTTGATTTGGGAAATGTTGGTGATATCATTGAAGCACTTGTACTGCATCCTATTGAAAATGGTTACAGATACGCAATATGTCTCTTAGATTATGATTTAATGACTCATGTTTTTGACATAATGCCAAAAAAG ATGGCTGCATATTGCGAAACAACTGATTACTATATTCCTCGCGATAATGAGTTATGTCTTGCACTTTATGATGATGGATGGTATCGTGCTATATGTATAAATCGTAGTTACACACATACAACATGTGCCGTGTTTTTTGTCGATTTTGGAAATACGGAGTTCGTCAGTCATAAAGATTTACGGCTTATGCCCAAAGATTTTACAACTCCAGATACACTTGCAAATATTTGTAACATTATTA ATATCGCACCTACTGATAGCAATGGACGATATTCTTCCCAAATCGAAAAACGAATATCAGAATTAGTGGTTCCAGATAgttgtattaaaataaaaattattgagcGTGATCTGGAATGTGGAATGTACAATGTGGAATTACCATTAGTTAAAGCCAAATTAATTGAAGAAGGTTTAATATCACCTTGA